In a genomic window of uncultured Sphaerochaeta sp.:
- a CDS encoding NUDIX domain-containing protein → MQERITTAGVLVQNDRFFIAKREDKGSIGGLWEFPGGKNRYTESEQETLKREFAEELGLAIEVGELLHSHDFTNKETLYHLKAYRVFAPEFAQLSLSVHTEYRWVSLQELSAYAFAPSDQEIVKTLLRKE, encoded by the coding sequence ATGCAAGAACGCATCACCACAGCTGGTGTCCTGGTACAGAATGATCGCTTTTTCATTGCGAAACGAGAGGACAAAGGTTCGATAGGCGGGCTCTGGGAGTTCCCGGGGGGGAAGAACCGCTACACAGAGAGTGAGCAAGAGACCCTGAAGCGTGAGTTTGCTGAAGAGCTGGGGCTCGCAATTGAAGTGGGGGAACTTCTGCACAGTCATGATTTCACCAACAAGGAGACACTCTACCACCTCAAGGCCTATCGGGTGTTTGCTCCGGAGTTTGCACAGCTTTCCTTGTCGGTTCACACTGAGTACCGGTGGGTCAGCCTTCAGGAGTTGTCAGCATACGCTTTTGCACCGAGTGACCAGGAGATCGTAAAAACCCTTCTGCGCAAGGAGTAG
- a CDS encoding mechanosensitive ion channel family protein: MPFLGSYLATAIVIAGTVLLVVLIRLVFRKTLESTKRWPYQRQLLIFLVFLVGLFLSIALLPLDHEIKMQILSVLGLLLSAVIALSSTTLVSNAMAGIMLRMTHEFRGGDFIEVDDLVGRVTDLGIFHTEIQLVNRDVVSLPNLFLAQKAVKVTRRDGTFLNISLSIGYTVSHQNVEQALLKAASQCKLTDPFVFIEAFLDHAIRYRLYGMLDQSAERLSKTSELYKTVLDVFVDEGIEIASPSLSDRRELDASTRHLPSDGFRQKKQTAKKVVEDLVFDKAEEAQSIEDLKQAQAKLSEALEKAPKKGKGTIERKMQAISEELENREEKRKTDS; this comes from the coding sequence ATGCCGTTTCTTGGTTCTTACTTGGCTACGGCCATTGTCATTGCCGGTACTGTTCTATTGGTGGTACTGATCCGTCTGGTGTTCAGGAAAACCTTGGAGAGCACCAAGCGTTGGCCGTACCAGCGCCAGTTGCTGATTTTCCTTGTCTTCCTGGTTGGGCTTTTTCTCTCCATTGCACTCCTTCCTCTCGACCATGAGATCAAGATGCAGATTCTCTCCGTTCTCGGCCTCTTGCTCAGTGCCGTCATAGCACTTTCGTCCACCACATTGGTGAGCAATGCGATGGCAGGCATCATGCTGAGAATGACACATGAGTTCCGCGGTGGCGATTTCATAGAAGTGGATGACCTGGTAGGCAGGGTTACCGACCTTGGGATCTTTCATACGGAGATACAACTGGTGAATCGGGACGTGGTCAGTCTTCCCAATCTGTTTTTGGCACAGAAAGCGGTGAAGGTGACTCGCCGTGACGGTACCTTCCTCAATATCAGTCTCTCCATCGGTTATACGGTCAGCCATCAGAATGTTGAGCAGGCTTTGCTCAAGGCGGCTTCCCAATGCAAGCTAACCGACCCCTTCGTATTCATAGAAGCGTTTTTGGATCATGCAATTCGTTATCGCCTCTATGGGATGCTCGACCAGAGTGCCGAGCGTCTGAGCAAGACCAGCGAGCTGTACAAGACCGTTCTTGACGTCTTTGTGGATGAGGGCATTGAGATTGCTTCCCCGTCGCTGTCCGACCGGAGGGAACTCGATGCTTCAACGCGACATCTGCCGTCGGATGGTTTCCGCCAGAAGAAGCAGACAGCAAAGAAGGTAGTGGAGGATCTGGTTTTTGACAAAGCTGAGGAAGCGCAGTCCATCGAGGACCTGAAGCAAGCCCAGGCAAAACTCTCAGAGGCTCTGGAAAAGGCTCCGAAGAAAGGGAAGGGAACGATCGAACGGAAAATGCAGGCTATCAGCGAAGAACTTGAAAATCGTGAGGAAAAACGAAAGACAGATTCCTGA
- a CDS encoding ABC transporter substrate-binding protein, with translation MFIILICCLVGCSAQKKELSQFEEDHGIIVGFSQIGAESAWRTCNTRSVQDAAAEKGVQLVYDNAEQKQENQIKAIRSFIAYQVDVIVFIPIVTDGWDNVLQEARDAGIPVLVTDRKIDVADQSLYAGFIGTDSLKEGRNAGLFVLDKFENERKLFDQTKEHINIVELFGTEGSSVATGRAEGFREVLKDHPEFRIVYSKSGDFLRSKGYELAVEFLDEYEDIDVIFSHNDGMTLGAIEAMEEKGLRPGTDIVIVTIDAQQAAIDALREGKVNCVIECNPKTGPEIIKLAEKLAAGESIPRVQYVHEEVFYETDDLALIGPRGY, from the coding sequence ATGTTCATCATACTCATCTGTTGTCTTGTCGGATGCAGTGCACAGAAAAAGGAGCTCTCACAATTTGAGGAAGACCATGGCATTATTGTAGGTTTTTCGCAGATTGGTGCTGAAAGTGCCTGGAGAACTTGCAATACCCGCTCAGTTCAGGATGCCGCAGCTGAAAAAGGGGTGCAGTTGGTCTATGACAATGCCGAGCAGAAACAGGAGAATCAGATCAAAGCAATACGCTCATTCATTGCGTATCAGGTTGATGTGATAGTCTTTATCCCGATTGTTACGGATGGTTGGGATAATGTGTTGCAAGAAGCCCGGGATGCCGGGATTCCTGTCTTGGTCACTGACCGGAAGATAGATGTTGCAGACCAATCATTGTATGCAGGATTCATTGGCACCGACAGTTTGAAGGAAGGTCGGAATGCCGGACTGTTTGTATTGGATAAATTTGAAAACGAGCGAAAGCTTTTCGACCAAACCAAAGAGCATATCAATATCGTGGAATTGTTTGGAACAGAGGGGTCTTCTGTAGCCACCGGAAGAGCTGAAGGCTTCAGGGAAGTGCTCAAGGATCATCCGGAGTTCAGGATAGTGTACAGCAAATCAGGTGATTTTCTCCGTTCAAAGGGATATGAACTTGCTGTCGAGTTTCTTGATGAGTATGAGGATATCGATGTCATTTTTTCCCATAATGACGGAATGACGCTTGGGGCTATCGAGGCGATGGAAGAGAAAGGACTGCGTCCTGGTACTGACATCGTCATTGTCACCATTGATGCACAGCAGGCAGCCATTGATGCACTGCGCGAAGGCAAAGTCAATTGTGTCATCGAGTGCAATCCCAAAACGGGTCCAGAAATCATCAAGCTGGCGGAGAAACTGGCAGCCGGCGAAAGTATCCCGCGAGTGCAATATGTTCATGAAGAAGTGTTCTATGAAACCGATGACCTTGCGCTCATCGGTCCCCGTGGGTATTAG
- a CDS encoding sensor histidine kinase encodes MKSQTSIVDKIFSVFKSRSIKERIKISYVIIILLMITPPVITIGSFVVQMVRYDMIITNVSKTNRLNQTVKMDVSNEIWDIVAGNKKFEEGRQYDIIDGINESLEDIMRTTEERENRQMLEVAGRAVDTLRRNVDRLGIQMAHQSLVSENEEMLDEIRGVSALISDILQDFIVRVIESATITNEHHKRMTLVLTVIQILTVVFVTIFAVVTQRSVTSSINTPIKRLENLSKRIAEGDFTVRVKLPQVSELDGLTDNLNIMAVKIQELIAENVREQQNLQKSEMKALQAQITPHFLYNTFDTIVWLAEEKKNDQVIDITRAFSSFFRISLNKGKDYLTVSEEFEHVKSYLTIQKIRYRDILDYEIEYVSEMANCQILKLVLQPIVENALYHGIKNKRGRGLLSVKGWRENNRLCFSVEDNGIGMTEEKLANIMEQISGSADPEDLNNVYGLYNVNKRLELYYDASTKLNITSQYNNGTTVYFSVPEVGFHV; translated from the coding sequence ATGAAGAGCCAGACATCTATTGTTGACAAGATTTTTTCCGTGTTCAAAAGCCGAAGCATAAAAGAGAGAATTAAGATCTCCTATGTGATCATCATCCTTCTGATGATAACACCTCCGGTTATTACCATTGGTTCGTTTGTTGTCCAAATGGTTCGCTATGACATGATCATAACCAATGTCAGCAAGACAAACCGTCTCAACCAGACGGTAAAGATGGATGTCTCCAACGAGATATGGGATATCGTTGCCGGAAACAAGAAATTCGAGGAGGGTCGCCAGTACGACATCATTGATGGGATAAACGAGAGCCTTGAGGATATCATGCGAACGACGGAAGAGCGGGAGAACCGGCAGATGCTCGAGGTGGCGGGCCGTGCGGTCGATACGCTGAGGCGCAATGTGGACCGGTTGGGAATTCAGATGGCTCACCAGTCACTGGTGAGTGAAAATGAGGAAATGCTCGATGAGATTCGAGGGGTGTCCGCCCTTATCTCCGATATTCTCCAGGACTTCATCGTGCGTGTCATTGAATCAGCCACAATTACAAATGAGCATCACAAACGTATGACGCTCGTCCTCACGGTCATTCAGATCCTTACGGTGGTCTTTGTGACAATCTTCGCTGTTGTTACGCAGCGCTCAGTGACTTCCAGCATCAATACTCCCATCAAACGACTTGAGAACCTCTCCAAAAGAATTGCCGAGGGGGATTTCACGGTCAGGGTAAAACTTCCGCAGGTAAGCGAACTTGACGGTCTCACCGACAACCTGAACATCATGGCAGTAAAAATCCAGGAATTGATTGCAGAGAATGTCCGGGAACAACAAAACCTTCAGAAGTCGGAGATGAAAGCCCTTCAGGCTCAGATTACGCCACATTTTCTCTATAACACCTTCGATACGATAGTCTGGCTTGCCGAGGAAAAGAAGAATGATCAGGTCATTGACATAACACGCGCCTTTTCTAGTTTTTTCAGGATATCGCTCAACAAAGGCAAAGACTACTTGACGGTCAGCGAAGAGTTTGAGCATGTCAAAAGCTATCTGACGATTCAAAAAATCAGATACAGGGACATCCTGGATTATGAAATAGAGTACGTGTCTGAGATGGCCAATTGTCAGATTTTGAAACTGGTGCTCCAGCCTATTGTCGAGAACGCATTGTACCATGGAATCAAGAACAAAAGGGGTCGGGGTCTCTTGTCCGTAAAGGGCTGGCGTGAAAACAACCGCCTCTGTTTTTCCGTGGAAGATAATGGGATAGGTATGACGGAAGAAAAACTAGCGAATATCATGGAGCAGATCAGTGGCTCAGCTGATCCCGAGGATTTGAACAATGTCTATGGACTGTATAATGTTAACAAGAGGCTTGAGCTGTATTATGATGCAAGTACGAAGTTGAACATAACGAGTCAGTATAATAACGGTACTACCGTGTATTTCAGCGTACCTGAGGTTGGATTCCATGTATAA
- a CDS encoding response regulator has translation MYKVFIAEDEIVVREGLRNSIQSGTGPFVLVGEASDGEMALSIMKDVKPDILITDIRMPFVDGLSLSRIIKKILPWIKIIIISGHDEFQYAQEAISIGVDEFILKPISASDMLATLNKLVETIEQEKIHLSSIENLKLQAQSNSDLIRERWLCDLVTGIVKTEDALEKGGDMGIDLIAHGYLVAIIKLSTSSENYADLITGKLHINSLIDNQEEVLCFSQSRDSIILLLMQLVSESLEETAYTLAQAIKYEVERNTDCMVTIGIGSLVERIGSLSQSYADAEKAITFSVKAGQNLIIGTHDLNSFSEIDFLKLDGSPISERLKYVKKSGINEIIAQYITMIGDDPLQTTLISYYLLYDLMVAISKIIDELGGVVQEVIPWLSNKAQLSEIAGSRETFCEGVRSILDTFIDFREVKSAGKYYEMIQKAKQHINLHFADQDISLHSVASIVHVSPNHFSTIFSQETGETFIEYLTRVRINKSKDLLLTTALRSADIAYDVGFGDPHYFSYIFKKHTGISPREFRTGSKCLN, from the coding sequence ATGTATAAGGTATTTATTGCAGAAGATGAGATAGTGGTACGTGAGGGGTTGCGAAACAGCATTCAGTCGGGGACAGGGCCCTTTGTCCTTGTGGGTGAAGCTTCAGACGGCGAGATGGCCCTTTCCATCATGAAGGATGTGAAACCGGATATCCTGATTACTGATATCCGCATGCCCTTTGTTGACGGACTCAGTCTTTCCAGAATCATCAAAAAGATACTTCCCTGGATAAAAATAATAATCATCTCAGGGCATGACGAATTCCAGTACGCACAAGAGGCAATATCAATCGGTGTTGACGAATTCATTCTCAAGCCAATCTCCGCCTCGGATATGTTGGCAACACTCAACAAACTGGTAGAGACGATTGAACAGGAGAAGATACATCTTTCAAGTATAGAGAATCTCAAACTGCAAGCCCAGTCCAACTCGGACCTTATCAGGGAGCGCTGGTTGTGCGATTTGGTAACCGGAATTGTCAAAACGGAAGATGCGCTTGAGAAAGGGGGTGATATGGGCATCGATCTTATTGCCCATGGTTACCTTGTAGCAATCATCAAGCTTTCCACCTCCTCAGAGAACTATGCAGACCTGATCACCGGCAAGCTTCATATAAACAGTCTTATAGACAATCAGGAAGAGGTGTTGTGCTTTTCGCAAAGCAGGGACTCCATCATCTTGTTGTTGATGCAGCTCGTTTCCGAATCGCTCGAAGAGACTGCTTACACCTTGGCCCAGGCCATCAAGTATGAGGTTGAACGAAATACCGACTGCATGGTAACCATTGGCATAGGTTCTTTGGTTGAGCGAATCGGGAGCCTGTCCCAATCCTATGCTGATGCGGAGAAAGCCATAACTTTTTCTGTCAAAGCCGGTCAGAATCTGATCATCGGAACACATGATCTGAACTCCTTTTCAGAAATTGATTTCTTGAAACTGGACGGAAGCCCCATTTCGGAGCGGCTGAAATACGTGAAGAAATCAGGTATCAATGAGATCATCGCCCAGTATATCACCATGATAGGTGATGATCCTCTCCAGACCACACTCATCAGCTATTACCTTCTGTATGATCTTATGGTGGCAATATCAAAGATCATTGATGAGCTGGGTGGTGTCGTCCAGGAAGTCATTCCCTGGTTGTCAAACAAGGCGCAACTTTCCGAGATTGCCGGCTCAAGGGAGACTTTCTGTGAAGGGGTGAGATCAATCCTGGATACGTTCATCGATTTCAGGGAGGTGAAATCGGCGGGAAAATACTATGAGATGATCCAGAAGGCAAAACAGCACATAAACCTCCATTTTGCCGACCAGGATATTTCCCTGCATTCAGTGGCATCAATCGTACATGTAAGTCCAAACCATTTCAGTACCATCTTTTCCCAGGAAACAGGCGAAACCTTCATTGAATATCTTACCCGGGTCCGTATCAACAAGTCGAAGGACCTGCTGCTGACTACTGCGCTCAGAAGTGCTGACATCGCGTATGATGTAGGATTTGGGGATCCCCATTATTTCAGTTACATCTTCAAGAAACATACAGGCATTTCCCCCCGGGAGTTCAGAACCGGGAGCAAATGCCTGAATTGA
- a CDS encoding sugar ABC transporter permease YjfF (membrane component of a putative sugar ABC transporter system), with protein MQFQTFFDLFNLNAPLIIMTLGLCIVMIGGGIDISIGSVCGLITMACAVFLESKSGSIGGAILIALGIGIAFGILQGYLIAYLEIQPFIITLSGLFLAQGLLTTLHKDPINVTMPAFVALRDFDIVIAWLGTKNRLGNFIPCEIKPGAVIVVILLVILASLMKWSRFGRNVYAVGGNSHSAMMLGINVKRTIFITYVISGLTAGIAGFVYIMTTGAGNVGNAAGAEMKAIASAIIGGTLLNGGVGNLLGAPIGTLTLLIINELIRAAGVQSNFQAMVSGLLLYFFIVLQSIIMSLRNRSRFSLALPPWLHLSEKSQDRNQK; from the coding sequence ATGCAGTTTCAGACGTTCTTTGACTTGTTCAACCTCAACGCCCCGCTCATCATCATGACGCTGGGGTTGTGCATCGTCATGATCGGTGGCGGAATCGACATCTCGATAGGCTCGGTATGCGGGTTGATAACAATGGCCTGTGCTGTCTTTTTGGAATCCAAGAGTGGAAGCATCGGGGGTGCCATTCTTATTGCACTGGGCATAGGGATAGCATTCGGAATCCTGCAAGGATATCTCATAGCCTATCTTGAGATCCAACCGTTCATCATCACCTTGTCAGGCTTGTTCTTGGCACAGGGACTGCTGACGACACTCCATAAGGATCCGATCAATGTCACTATGCCTGCATTCGTGGCATTACGGGACTTTGATATCGTGATTGCATGGCTGGGGACAAAAAACAGACTGGGAAATTTCATCCCGTGTGAAATCAAACCCGGTGCGGTGATTGTCGTGATCCTGCTTGTCATTCTTGCATCCTTGATGAAGTGGTCGCGTTTCGGGCGTAATGTCTATGCCGTCGGTGGCAATAGCCATAGTGCCATGATGCTCGGCATCAATGTTAAGCGGACCATATTCATCACCTATGTGATCAGTGGATTGACGGCCGGTATTGCTGGGTTTGTGTACATCATGACAACAGGCGCCGGCAATGTCGGAAATGCGGCGGGAGCCGAAATGAAAGCAATAGCCTCGGCTATCATAGGAGGTACACTGCTCAACGGCGGTGTAGGAAACCTGCTTGGGGCCCCAATAGGTACGTTGACTCTTCTGATCATCAACGAACTGATCCGTGCAGCGGGCGTCCAATCAAACTTCCAAGCGATGGTAAGTGGACTTTTGCTGTATTTCTTCATCGTGTTGCAAAGCATCATCATGTCGCTGCGCAACAGAAGCAGATTCAGTCTTGCCCTACCGCCTTGGTTGCATCTGTCAGAGAAGAGCCAAGACAGGAACCAAAAGTAA
- a CDS encoding ABC transporter permease: MRKLIQTFSHLFLPLSVMMLLIIINLIKGADYFSISLVNGALYGNIPNIFFGASELVILSIGMTLVTAASRGQDISIGESATITSAVFVMFVLQASEVTLFTIVAAFLLSCVVGLALGAFNGTLVSVFKVQPMVASLILFTGGRSIAFMIDGKLSPILANDISNQIGTVIPGVPIQTPIILTVVFIVLVAVLFKTTTLKLYVEAVGINPNAARLNGINPKKIIFLTFLIMGVCSAVAGFIAVNKAGRHDSVNLLKLIMMDAILAVAIGGNSLGGGKFSITGSIIGAYTIEMLNRTLLRLEIEPAMIKVFKAVFIIILMVVASPVVRMHISKTLDRVRAWNMPASQSKAATPTNIAKKKEE; this comes from the coding sequence ATGCGCAAATTGATACAAACGTTTTCTCACCTGTTCCTGCCCCTCTCGGTCATGATGCTGCTCATCATCATCAATCTGATAAAAGGTGCCGATTACTTCAGCATCTCCCTGGTTAACGGAGCACTGTACGGAAATATTCCGAATATCTTCTTTGGGGCTTCAGAGCTGGTCATCCTTTCCATAGGAATGACGCTGGTAACTGCGGCTTCACGAGGACAGGACATCAGCATTGGGGAAAGTGCCACCATCACTTCGGCTGTATTTGTCATGTTTGTCCTGCAGGCCAGTGAGGTCACGCTGTTTACCATAGTGGCAGCTTTCCTTTTGAGTTGTGTTGTAGGCTTGGCTCTTGGCGCATTCAACGGTACCCTCGTCTCGGTATTCAAGGTTCAGCCAATGGTAGCCTCCCTCATCCTGTTTACGGGGGGCAGATCAATTGCCTTCATGATTGACGGAAAATTGTCTCCCATCCTGGCCAACGATATATCGAATCAGATAGGGACGGTGATTCCGGGGGTGCCGATACAAACGCCGATAATCCTGACCGTTGTCTTCATCGTGCTTGTTGCAGTGCTCTTCAAGACTACTACGCTCAAACTCTATGTAGAGGCTGTGGGCATCAACCCGAATGCGGCACGGCTGAATGGCATCAATCCGAAGAAAATCATCTTTTTGACCTTCCTGATCATGGGAGTCTGTTCCGCAGTTGCAGGTTTCATCGCTGTGAATAAGGCAGGCCGCCACGACAGTGTGAACTTGCTCAAACTCATCATGATGGATGCAATTCTCGCCGTGGCGATAGGTGGCAACTCCCTGGGTGGTGGAAAATTCAGTATTACCGGTTCCATCATCGGTGCGTACACCATCGAGATGCTGAACAGGACTCTGCTCAGGCTGGAAATTGAGCCCGCGATGATCAAGGTCTTCAAAGCAGTCTTCATCATCATTCTCATGGTGGTTGCATCACCCGTAGTCAGGATGCATATCAGCAAAACCCTTGACAGGGTTCGAGCTTGGAATATGCCGGCAAGCCAAAGCAAGGCTGCAACCCCTACGAACATAGCCAAAAAGAAGGAGGAATAG
- a CDS encoding sugar ABC transporter ATP-binding protein, producing the protein MKDICKSFPGVKALDGVDFKLRKGEIHALMGENGAGKSTLIKVITGVYEKDAGLITLQGEPIHFKAPEEAQNKGIGTVYQEIMLCPNLTVAENMFIGRSHGPVVNWKQMNEKAAQLLDSLGIPASPVQELSSCSLAVQQMIAIARAVDMDCKILILDEPTSSLDEDEVHKLFALMRELKERGVGIIFITHFLEQVYEISDMITVLRNGKLVGEYETASLSQFDLISKMLGNELEDISQLKKYEPIVSDTTTPVFEGIGLSSAAGVRPFNFTIQKGEVNGFAGLLGSGRSESVRAIFAADKVTGGEVRMKGKRVKIKTPLHAIKQGIGYLPEDRKDDGIIADLSVRDNIILTLQVLKGFFRPLSLKQAQTFAEEYIKKLNIKTPTPSTPIKSLSGGNQQKVILARWLLTHPEYLILDEPTRGIDVGTKVEIQKLVINLAASGMSLTFISSEIDEMLRTCSRLIVMKDREIVAELKGMEMTENDVMNVIAQGGKTICAN; encoded by the coding sequence ATGAAGGATATCTGCAAATCATTTCCTGGGGTAAAGGCTCTGGATGGCGTGGACTTCAAGCTCCGAAAGGGTGAGATCCATGCTCTCATGGGCGAGAACGGTGCGGGCAAGTCCACACTGATCAAGGTCATCACCGGCGTCTACGAAAAAGATGCAGGCTTGATTACCTTACAAGGTGAGCCGATACACTTCAAGGCGCCGGAAGAAGCGCAAAACAAGGGAATAGGTACGGTCTATCAGGAAATAATGCTGTGTCCCAATTTGACTGTAGCTGAGAATATGTTCATCGGCCGCAGCCACGGCCCCGTCGTCAACTGGAAGCAGATGAACGAAAAGGCAGCTCAGTTGCTTGACTCCCTCGGTATCCCGGCAAGCCCAGTCCAGGAGCTTTCAAGTTGCTCCCTTGCGGTTCAGCAAATGATTGCAATCGCCCGCGCGGTGGATATGGACTGCAAGATTCTCATACTCGACGAGCCGACATCGTCTCTTGATGAAGACGAGGTACACAAGCTCTTCGCTCTCATGCGTGAACTGAAAGAGCGGGGTGTGGGAATCATCTTCATCACTCACTTCCTCGAGCAGGTGTACGAAATCAGCGACATGATTACCGTACTCCGCAATGGAAAGCTGGTAGGCGAATATGAAACAGCCTCACTCTCCCAATTCGATCTCATCTCGAAGATGCTGGGCAATGAACTTGAGGATATTTCCCAATTAAAAAAATATGAGCCGATTGTGTCCGATACCACAACCCCTGTATTTGAAGGCATTGGTCTTTCGAGTGCCGCAGGAGTAAGGCCCTTCAACTTTACCATACAAAAAGGTGAGGTGAATGGGTTTGCAGGACTGCTTGGTTCCGGACGCAGTGAAAGTGTCCGCGCAATCTTCGCCGCTGACAAGGTGACTGGTGGTGAAGTAAGAATGAAAGGAAAGCGGGTGAAGATCAAAACACCGCTGCATGCCATAAAACAAGGAATTGGATATTTGCCGGAAGACCGGAAAGACGATGGAATCATCGCTGACCTCTCGGTACGGGACAATATCATACTCACCCTGCAGGTCCTAAAAGGATTTTTCAGACCTCTTTCCTTGAAACAAGCACAGACTTTTGCCGAGGAGTACATCAAGAAACTGAACATCAAGACTCCGACTCCCAGCACACCCATCAAGTCCCTTTCCGGAGGCAACCAACAGAAAGTCATTCTGGCCCGGTGGTTGCTCACCCACCCCGAGTATTTGATTCTGGATGAACCAACCCGTGGAATCGATGTGGGAACCAAGGTTGAGATTCAGAAGCTTGTGATCAACCTTGCTGCATCGGGAATGAGCCTGACATTCATCTCCTCAGAAATCGATGAGATGCTCCGAACCTGTTCCCGATTGATAGTCATGAAAGACCGTGAAATCGTAGCGGAACTCAAGGGAATGGAGATGACGGAGAACGATGTGATGAACGTAATAGCCCAGGGGGGAAAGACCATATGCGCAAATTGA
- a CDS encoding substrate-binding domain-containing protein encodes MKKSLGILMILIMLGSGALFAQAQAETGLTKVGIVNLPPEESGYRQANVEDMNTVFSKANGYDAKQTNTMDNSEQIAAAKGYIRDGVDYLLISAANASGWDDTLKSAKDAGIKVILFDRSIDTDSSNYQAALLSDMAYEGAKAVEWVLGLGLPKINLILIRGQMGSAAEIGRSGAVLDAAKAGKLSIVADGTGGDSWSLEEARKVVEAAIAAGKDFNVIYAENDGMAQGAVQALEAAGISHGKNGKVKVIGFDFNRFALRNVQAGYWDADMQCNPRQAAEISKWIKSGNMKSGIVYQEELLLTTDTISDELIDKWGINADPGKGVITR; translated from the coding sequence ATGAAAAAATCTCTAGGTATTTTGATGATTCTGATTATGTTGGGTTCAGGTGCCCTGTTCGCCCAAGCACAGGCGGAAACGGGTCTTACCAAGGTGGGTATTGTAAATCTGCCGCCAGAAGAATCCGGGTACAGGCAGGCCAATGTGGAAGACATGAACACGGTGTTCTCCAAAGCCAACGGATATGACGCCAAGCAGACCAACACGATGGACAACAGCGAGCAGATTGCTGCCGCCAAGGGTTACATTCGTGACGGAGTGGACTATCTTCTGATTTCGGCAGCCAACGCTTCTGGATGGGACGACACCTTGAAGTCTGCAAAAGATGCAGGTATCAAAGTAATCCTTTTTGACCGCTCAATCGATACTGACAGCTCCAACTACCAGGCCGCGCTCCTGTCGGACATGGCTTATGAAGGTGCAAAGGCAGTGGAATGGGTACTGGGTCTTGGTCTTCCCAAGATCAACCTGATCCTTATCCGCGGACAGATGGGTTCTGCAGCTGAAATCGGCCGCAGTGGTGCCGTACTTGATGCAGCAAAAGCCGGGAAACTCAGCATCGTAGCCGACGGAACCGGTGGAGACAGCTGGAGTCTTGAAGAAGCCCGTAAGGTTGTTGAGGCAGCTATAGCGGCAGGCAAGGATTTCAACGTCATCTACGCAGAGAACGATGGTATGGCACAGGGTGCTGTCCAGGCTCTCGAAGCAGCTGGAATCAGCCATGGCAAGAACGGCAAGGTCAAGGTCATCGGATTTGACTTCAACCGCTTTGCACTTCGCAACGTACAGGCCGGCTACTGGGATGCAGACATGCAATGCAATCCCCGTCAGGCAGCTGAGATCTCCAAGTGGATCAAGAGCGGAAACATGAAGAGCGGCATCGTGTATCAGGAAGAACTTCTCCTGACCACTGACACGATCTCTGATGAACTCATCGACAAGTGGGGAATCAATGCCGATCCAGGCAAAGGTGTAATCACCAGGTAA